tcccatataggatgcagtctcctgaccagggcccaataggggaacagggtcccatatagaatGCAGTCCATGATTCCAGAATGTATATCCGTcattgttatgttatgttatgtccaCATTACAATGTATGTTCCCTGTAACCAGATGCTACGATACGACCCAAGACCCCTTGTGAGCGTGCTAGAGATGCCGCGCTAAATGGCCCAATTGGAGCCTTCATCCCCACGTGTGACGCCGCTGGACAATACACCTCTGTTCAATGTTGGGGCTCTACAggttaacacgcacacacatacaagccCACAGTAAATTATCCAATTCAGTTGAATGTGACAAATTCAATGTGTTACagtaaaatgtgtaaatattatATATTTAACAGGTTATTAACATGTCCATTTCTGGTAGGTTCCTGTTGGTGTGTGAACAGTTCTGGACAGAAGATCCCGGGTACTGAGACTCCTCCAGGCACTCCTAGAATCAACTGTATCACCCAGAGTAagtgaggccctgtggtctcatccaacaccatcaccactttAAACTCCAACACATCACTACTCTTGCTTCCTACCTTGGATCTCTTTATGCTTTCTTTACAAGACGCTCCACTGAtttctgtatcatgatctctcttcttcctgtctttctgtatcatgatctctcttcttcctgtgtctttctgtatcacgatctctcttcttcctgtgtctttctgtatcatgatctctcttcttcctgtgtctttctgtatcatgatctctcttcttcctgtgtctttctgtatcacgatctctcttcttcctgtgtctttctgtactatgatctctcttcttcctgtctttcagtatcatgatctctcttcttcctgtgttttTCCACTACCGACCATTCAGGTCATTAACCCTCATCCTCCCGCTACATTCCATCAGAACTGACAGCcatattgttctcattccagcacagctgttgcttcaaCAACTCTTTCTTAATTTCCTGCATTTTTCCTGCACTACTCGCCGCCATTTCGGACCTCCAACTCTCCGTGCAGGGTTCCAGAGGGAGGGTTCTGACTGGACGGGTCCTtaaaaaggagaggagggagaggtagaattTAATTCacaggcaggacagagagagaaagagacagacccaGTGAAGACCTTTGAAGATCTCTGAAGGAGTGAAGCAACAACTGAAGATTTCAGAAATGTACATCTGAAATGGCTTCCTATTCAGTATAGGGCACTgcttctgaccagggccaataggggaacagggtcccatataggatgcagtctcctgccatggccaataggggaacagggtcccatataggatgcagtctcctgaccagggcccaaaggggaacagggtcccatataggatgcagtctcctgaccagggccaataggggaacagggtccctaaTAGGATgctgtctcctgaccagggcccaaaggggaacagggtccctaaTAGGATgctgtctcctgaccagggcccaaaggggaacagggtccctaaTAGGATgctgtctcctgaccagggcccaaaggggaacagggtcccatagaggatgcagtctcctgaccagggcccaaaggggaacagggtcccatataggatgcagtctcctgaccagggtccaaaggggaacagggtcccatataggatgcagtctcctgaccagggcccaaaggggaacagggtcccatatagaatacagtctcctgaccagggcccaaaagggaacagggtcccatagaggatgcagtctcctgaccagggcccaaaaggGAACAGGGTCcaatataggatgcagtctcctgaccagggcccaaaggggaacagggtcccatataggatgcagtctcctgaccagggcccaaaggggaacagggtcccatataggatgcagtctcctgaccagggccaataggggaacagggtcccatatagaatGCAGTCCATGATTCCAGAATGTATATCCGTcattgttatgttatgttatgtccaCATTACAATGTATGTTCCCTGTAACCAGATGCTACGATACGACCCAAGACCCCTTGTGAGCGTGCTAGAGATGCCGCGCTAAATGGCCCAATTGGAGCCTTCATCCCCACGTGTGACGCCGCTGGACAATACACCTCTGTTCAATGTTGGGGCTCTACAggttaacacgcacacacatacaagccCACAGTAAATTATCCAATTCAGTTGAATGTGACAAATTCAATGTGTTACagtaaaatgtgtaaatattatATATTTAACAGGTTATTAACATGTCCATTTCTGGTAGGTTCCTGTTGGTGTGTGAACAGTTCTGGACAGAAGATCCCGGGTACTGAGACTCCTCCAGGCACTCCTAGAATCAACTGTATCACCCAGAGTAagtgaggccctgtggtctcatccaacaccatcaccactttAAACTCCAACACATCACTACTCTTGCTTCCTACCTTGGATCTCTTTATGCTTTCTTTACAAGACGCTCCACTGAtttctgtatcatgatctctcttcttcctgtctttctgtatcatgatctctcttcttcctgtgtctttctgtatcacgatctctcttcttcctgtgtctttctgtatcatgatctctcttcttcctgtgtctttctgtatcatgatctctcttcttcctgtgtctttctgtatcacgatctctcttcttcctgtgtctttctgtactatgatctctcttcttcctgtctttcagtatcatgatctctcttcttcctgtgttttTCCACTACCGACCATTCAGGTCATTAACCCTCATCCTCCCGCTACATTCCATCAGAACTGACAGCcatattgttctcattccagcacagctgttgcttcaaCAACTCTTTCTTAATTTCCTGCATTTTTCCTGCACTACTCGCCGCCATTTCGGACCTCCAACTCTCCGTGCAGGGTTCCAGAGGGAGGGTTCTGACTGGACGGGTCCTtaaaaaggagaggagggagaggtagaattTAATTCacaggcaggacagagagagaaagagacagacccaGTGAAGACCTTTGAAGATCTCTGAAGGAGTGAAGCAACAACTGAAGATTTCAGAAATGTACATCTGAAATGGCTTCCTATTCAGTATAGGGCACTgcttctgaccagggccaataggggaacagggtcccatataggatgcagtctcctgccatggccaataggggaacagggtcccatataggatgcagtctcctgaccagggcccaaaggggaacagggtcccatataggatgcagtctcctgaccagggccaataggggaacagggtccctaaTAGGATgctgtctcctgaccagggcccaaaggggaacagggtcccatataggatgctgtctcctgaccagggcccaaaggggaacagggtccctaaTAGGATgctgtctcctgaccagggcccaaaggggaacagggtcccatataggatgcagtctcctgaccagggcccaaaggggaacagggtcccatataggatgcagtctcctgaccaggatccaaaggggaacagggtcccatataggatgcagtctcctgaccagggcccaaaggggaacagggtcccatataggatacagtctcctgaccagggcccaaaagggaacagggtcccatagaggatgcagtctcctgaccagggcccaaaaggGAACAGGGTCcaatataggatgcagtctcctgaccagggcccaaaggggaacagggtcccatataggatgcagtctcctgaccagggcccaaaggggaacagggtcccatataggatgcagtctcctgaccagggcccaataggggaacagggtcccatatagaatGCAGTCCATGATTCCAGAATGTATATCCGTCATTGTTTTGTTATGTTATGTCCACATTACAATGTATGTTCCCTGTAACCAGATGCTACGATACGACCCAAGACCCCTTGTGAGCGTGCTAGAGATGCCGCGCTAAATGGCCCAATTGGAGCCTTCATCCCCACGTGTGACGCCGCTGGACAATACACCTCTGTTCAATGTTGGGGCTCTACAggttaacacgcacacacatacaagccCACAGTAAATTATCCAATTCAGTTGAATGTGACAAATTCAATGTGTTACagtaaaatgtgtaaatattatATATTTAACAGGTTATTAACATGTCCATTTCTGGTAGGTTCCTGTTGGTGTGTGAACAGTTCTGGACAGAAGATCCCGGGTACTGAGACTCCTCCAGGCACTCCTAGAATCAACTGTATCACCCAGAGTAagtgaggccctgtggtctcatccaacaccatcaccactttAAACTCCAACACATCACTACTCTTGCTTCCTACCTTGGATCTCTTTATGCTTTCTTTACAAGACGCTCCACTGAtttctgtatcatgatctctcttcttcctgtctttctgtatcatgatctctcttcttcctgtgtctttctgtatcacgatctctcttcttcctgtgtctttctgtatcatgatctctcttcttcctgtgtctttctgtatcacgatctctcttcttcctgtgtctttctgtactatgatctctcttcttcctgtctttcagtatcatgatctctcttcttcctgtgttttTCCACTACCGACCATTCAGGTCATTAACCCTCATCCTCCCGCTACATACCATCAGAACTGACTGCCATATTGTCCTCaatccagcacagctgttgcttcaaCAACTCTTTCTTAATTTCCTGCATTTTTTCTGCACTACTCGCTGCCATTTCGGACCTCCAACTCTCCGTGCAGGGTTCCAGAGGGAGGGTTCTGACTGGACGGGTCCTtaaaaaggagaggagggagaggtagaattTAATTCacaggcaggacagagagagaaagagacagacccaGTGAAGACCTTTGAAGATCTCTGAAGGAGTGAAGCAACAACTGAAGATTTCAGAAATGTACATCTGAAATGGCTTCCTATTCAGTATAGGGCACTgcttctgaccagggccaataggggaacagggtcccatataggatgcagtctcctgccatggccaataggggaacagggtcccatataggatgcagtctcctgaccagggcccaaaggggaacagggtcccatataggatgcagtctcctgaccagggccaataggggaacagggtccctaaTAGGATgctgtctcctgaccagggcccaaaggggaacagggtccctaaTAGGATgctgtctcctgaccagggcccaaaggggaacagggtccctaaTAGGATgctgtctcctgaccagggcccaaaggggaacagggtcccatagaggatgcagtctcctgaccagggcccaaaggggaacagggtcccatataggatgcagtctcctgaccagggtccaaaggggaacagggtcccatataggatgcagtctcctgaccagggcccaaaggggaacagggtcccatatagaatacagtctcctgaccagggcccaaaagggaacagggtcccatagaggatgcagtctcctgaccagggcccaaaaggGAACAGGGTCcaatataggatgcagtctcctgaccagggcccaaaggggaacagggtcccatataggatgcagtctcctgaccagggcccaaaggggaacagggtcccatagaggatgcagtctcctgaccagggcccaaaggggaacagggtcccatataggatgcagtctcctgaccagggtccaaaggggaacagggtcccatataggatgcagtctcctgaccagggcccaaaggggaacagggtcccatatagaatacagtctcctgaccagggcccaaaaggGAACAGGGTCcaatataggatgcagtctcctgaccagggcccaaaggggaacagggtcccatataggatgcagtctcctgaccagggcccaaaggggaacagggtcccatataggatgcagtctcctgaccagggcccaataggggaacagggtcccatatagaatGCAGTCCATGATTCCAGAATGTATATCCGTcattgttatgttatgttatgtccaCATTACAATGTATGTTCCCTGTAACCAGATGCTACGATACGACCCAAGACCCCTTGTGAGCGTGCTAGAGATGCCGCGCTAAATGGCCCAATTGGAGCCTTCATCCCCACGTGTGACGCCGCTGGACAATACACCTCTGTTCAATGTTCAGGCTCTACAggttaacacgcacacacatacaagccCACAGTAAATTATCCAATTCAGTTGAACGTGACAAATTCAATGTGTTACagtaaaatgtgtaaatattatATATTTAACAGGTTATTAACATGTCCATTTCTGGTAGGTTACTGTTGGTGTGTGAACAGTTCTGGACAGAAGATCCCGGGTACTGAGACTCCACCAGGCACTGCTACCAACTGCTACCAACTAGACATTTGTCCACCAAGGTatatacacacaaaaacacacacactctcactcattcACTAAATGTTATTTCTTTGCAGCTGGTTCTGGATGTTGTTAATGTTTTTGTTGTGTCTATAATTCTAGATGTGGACCGAGATGAAAGGAGTTGGAACGAAGACGTTGAAGACTTTGACAGTTGTCTTTACTGTACTACAGGACCTGATTCACATTCTATACAAATAAATGAAGAAATCCAGAGATTAAACTGTTGATTTACTTTCTTTCTTGTTGGTGTGATATGCTGAACAATGTATCTGAACCAGTTCATTTCTGGGAAATGGAGGAAGGAGTAGGACTGTTAtggtgactgtattaccaccacaccggcagtTACAGGACATGAAGGCAGTTAAATTCCACGTGACCATgtagtaattaggcttctccaagctctgatgctggtgatggtcattagtagtctaCCACACTtgttaactgcctggtactcagcactctattgtccctctaatcattcTGACATCAACTCTGATTGGTGGAAATCAGAAAGATTGACAGCTGAGAAGGGGGTTGTGGGGTTTAGTCACGTGCACAGGCAAGGCCTTCCTAATGCCTGTGGATCTTGGGTCCATGATATGGGgcatcagcctactcagtgacacccacggAACACAACTGAAAGAGTTTACAAATATTCACATCCTAACTCTGACTGCAGGACTTGGACTGTGGAATCAAATCTGTCAGTATTTCCTTTGTGTGGATTTCTCTTAATACATTAATTGTAATTATGGCAGCTTTGGTCCTTCATAGACATCGAAATGTCATTCCAATATACATACAGGAGTTCAGCAGAGTCCACAATCAGAACCATGCTACTCTGAGGCTGAAGAATTGTTCCAGGCCACAGAGGGATGAAAGACCCCTTTACTGAGTCTACAGCTTCACATTTCACTAAATCATTCCATTGTTTGCTTCATGCATTATATCATCCTGTAAAATAAAGTACATGCTCTTCATCTTTACATGAGTAAATGTATTAGAAGTTGTAGGATGACTTGATGATTCATATCTCCTGGTTGTGTTACATGTTGATGCCATCTGATCTTTTAGGGCCAGAATGATCTATTCATGTTCAGGGTACTTCATGTTCATACCCATATTTGGAGGCAGGGAGGAAACTTGCCTGAACATGGTCAGTACAGTATTAGCTAGCTAGAATGGGTGATTCACATCATTGCCCTCTGAACAGGACATCCAAAAAGTGAAATTAATAACTTTAGTGGGGTAAGTAAATGTTCAGCCTATAATTTGCTAACTAGTTAATTTTATAACTAAAACGCACAccacatgatcaaaagtatgtgggcacctgcttgtcaaacatttcattccaaaatcatggagttggtcccccctttgctataacagcctccactcttatgtGAAGGCTCTGCACTAGATGTCGGAACATTGCTGTGGTGGACGTGCTTCCATTAtgccacaacagcattagtgaggtcgggcactgattttaggcgattaggcctggctcacagttggcgttccaattatCCCAAAagtattcgatggggttgaggtcagggctctgtgcagtccagtcaagtttttccacgcCAATCtcatcaaaccatttctgtataaaCCTGCACGGGgggattgtcatgctgaaacaggaaagggccttccccaaactgatgccacaaattggaagcacagaatcgtctacaatgtcatAGTACGcagtagcattaagatttcccttcactggaactaaggggcccaaaccaAGAACAACAGCACCAGACccttattccttctccaccaaactttagttggcactatgcattcgggcaggtcgcattctcctggcatctgccaaatccagatacgtcagtcggactgccagatggtgactcATCACTCCTGAGatcgcatttccactgctccaattgCGGTGAGTTTCACACCGCTCCAGTCGACTCCTGcaattgagcatggtgatcttagggttgtgtgcggctgctcggccatgcaaACCCATTTcttaagctcccgacgaacagttattgtgctgacgttgcttccagaggcagttctaaactcggtagtgagtgttgcaaccaaggacataCGATTTATACTTAGCAGTGGaaacgcgcttcagcactcgacgatccaaatctgtgagcttgtgtgaagtaccacttcatggctgagccgctgttgggcttttccacttcacaataacagcacttacatttacaaactgacttgttgaaaaggtggcttcctatgatggtgccacattgaaagtcactgagctcttctgtaAGGCAATTCTCCTGccactgtttgtctatggagattgcatggctgcgtgctcgattttatacacctgtaagcaaggggaatggtgcgacaaacaaaaaacatccagtcagtggcagttCTTTAtggtgaaaacagctcgttgatgaaaTAGAATGGCAGGTATCATGCAagctggacaattgaggagtggaaaacatCGCCTGGCCCGATGAATCCtagttcctgttgcgtcatgctgatggcagagtcaggatttggcgtaagctgCATCAGTCCACGGCTACAACCTACCTGGTGTCAACGTTACAGGCTGGTGGCGTAGGTGTAATGATGTTTCCCTGGTACACGTTAAgccccttgataccaattgagcaat
Above is a genomic segment from Salvelinus namaycush isolate Seneca unplaced genomic scaffold, SaNama_1.0 Scaffold992, whole genome shotgun sequence containing:
- the LOC120043674 gene encoding equistatin-like is translated as MAIFTIILLVSTAFALGDATIRPKTPCERARDAALNGPIGAFIPTCDAAGQYTPEQCSGSTGYCWCVNSSGQKIPGTETPPGTPRINCITQNATIRPKTPCERARDAALNGPIGAFIPTCDAAGQYTSVQCWGSTGSCWCVNSSGQKIPGTETPPGTPRINCITQNATIRPKTPCERARDAALNGPIGAFIPTCDAAGQYTSVQCWGSTGSCWCVNSSGQKIPGTETPPGTPRINCITQNATIRPKTPCERARDAALNGPIGAFIPTCDAAGQYTSVQCWGSTGSCWCVNSSGQKIPGTETPPGTPRINCITQNATIRPKTPCERARDAALNGPIGAFIPTCDAAGQYTSVQCSGSTG